In Chitinophagaceae bacterium, the genomic window TACGCAACTTTAATCATCCAACTTCAATACGGCAAGAAAGGCTTCCTGCGGCACTTCTACGTTACCAATCTGCCGCATCCGTTTTTTACCTTCTTTTTGTTTTTCGAGGAGTTTGCGTTTACGGCTTATGTCGCCACCGTAGCATTTTGCAGTTACATCCTTTCGCATGGCGCTTATGTTTTCTCTTGCAATAATTTTGGCGCCAATAGCGGCTTGTATGGCAATTTGAAATTGCTGGCGGGGCACCAGTTCTTTTAATTTTTCGCAAAGCCTGCGGCCAAAATCCTGTGCCCTGCTGCGGTGTATGAGTGCGCTGAGTGCATCTACTTTATCGCCGTTGAGAAGTATATCCATTTTTACAATATCGCTTTCTCTAAAGCCAATGGGCTGGTAATCGAAGGATGCATAACCACGGGTTTGGGATTTTAATTTATCGTAAAAATCAAAAACTATTTCGGTAAGCGGCATTTCAAAGGTTAGCTCTACCCTTGTAGTGGTTATATAACCCTGGTGAATCAATGTTCCCCTTTTGCCAATGCACAGGTTCATAATATTACCGATGTACTCGGCATTGCTGATAATTTGGGCTTTAATAAAGGGTTCTTCTATGGAGGCAGTTTTGCTTGGGTCGGGCAGTGTGGTTGGGTTGTGTACATCAATCCTTTCGCCCTTGCTGCTGTAGGCAATAAAACTTACGTTGGGCACGGTGGTAATAACAGCCTGATTAAATTCCCGCTCCAGCCGCTCCTGAATAATTTCCATGTGCAACAAACCCAGGAAGCCGCAGCGAAAGCCAAAGCCCAGCGCCTGTGAGGTTTCCAGCTCAAAGGTTAATGAGGCATCGTTGAGTTGCAGTTTTTCCATGCAATCCCTCAGCTCTTCAAAATCTTCAGTAACAACAGGAAAAATACCGGCAAATACCATTGGCTTTACTTCTTCAAAGCCTTCAATGCGTTTTTCGGTTGGGTTTTCTACTGTAGTAATGGTATCGCCCACTTTTATTTCTTTGGCATTTTTTATGCCGGTAATTATATAGCCTACATCTCCGCAACGCACTTCTTCTTTTGGGTTCATGCCCAATTTTAAAATGCCTACTTCATCGGCTTCATATTCGTTGCCCGTACTGAAGAATTTAATTTTATCGCCTTTTTTTAAAGTACCGTTAAAAATGCGGTAGTACACAATAATTCCCCTGAAGCTGTTGAACACCGAATCAAATATCAATGCCTGTAAAGGTGCATCGGCATTGCCTTTGGGCGCAGGTATGCGTTCAATTATTGCGGCTAATATTTCATCTATGCCAATACCGCTTTTTCCACTTGCCAGCAAAATTTCTTCATCTTTGCAGCCTATTAAATCAAAAATCTGGTCTTTTACTTCGGGTATCATGGCGCCGTCCATATCAATTTTATTGATTACGGGAATAATCTCCAGGTTGTTTTCCAGGGCCAGGTAAAGGTTGCTGATGGTTTGGGCCTGAATACCTTGTGTGGCATCTACCAGCAAAAGTGCACCTTCGCAGGCAGCTAATGCACGGCTTACTTCATAACTAAAATCCACATGGCCCGGTGTATCTATAAGGTTGAGGATATATTTTTCGCCTTTATAAGTATAATCAATTTGTATGGCATGGCTTTTAATAGTGATGCCTTTTTCCCTTTCCAGGTCCATATCATCCAAAACCTGGTTCTGCATATCTCTTTCGCTAATGGTATTGGTAGATTGCAAGAGGCGGTCGGCCAGGGTACTTTTGCCGTGGTCAATATGGGCAATAATGCAAAAATTCCGGATATTCTTCATGTACTTGCTTCGCTAATTTGAGGGCGCAAAAATAGGACAAATTAGGGAGTTATGAGTGATGAATTGATAATTGTGAATTGTGAATATTGTGAATTGTGAATTATTAATTAAGGTTCAGAATTTTTGGACAATTATCCATTATCAATTATCCATTATCCATTCACAATTCACAATTATCCATTATCCATGATTGATGAGTTATCAGCTTTTCATATTCACCTGCTGCAACGCTATACCGAGGTTCCAACTTTTGCTGGCTTGTATTACATCCTGCAGGTCGTCAATTTTTTTGCCGGTAACCCTTATAATATCATCCATAATTGCTGCCTGTACTTTAAGGCCACTGTCTTTAATGAGCTTTACAATTTTTTTGGCATCTTCCTGTTTTATGCCGTTGCGTACGGTTACTTCTTTTTTGGTTGTTTTTCCGCTCACATAGGCTTCTTTACTGAAGTCGTAAATTTCTGCCGCCAGGCCCTGTTTCATGCTCCTGCTAATAAGCACATCAATTATTTGGTTGAGCTTCATTTCGCTTTCGGCTTCGAGGCTGAGTTTAAAATCTTTTTTGCTGAGCTCTATTAGCACATGAGAGCCTTTAAAATCGAAACGGTTGGTAATTTCTTTACTTACCACATTAATGGCATTATCTAAAGTTTGCAAATCTACCTTGCTGGAAAAATCAAATGAAGGCATAATAAAAATATTTTTACAAAGATAGCAAATACATGATTGTTTATATTTTAACTGCAAACAGGTTTTTTACTTAACAGGCAAAATAAAAAAGGCCGGTTGCAATAACCAGCCCATTTTAGTTGTGTTCTTATTTATTAATTAGCTCCTTTTACCCTGTTTTGTTCATCGGCTGCGCCGCCTGATTTACGGGTTTTTAACCCTTTAATGGGTTTACCAAACCGATAACTAAAAGTAAGGGTTGCAATTCTTGAATCTCTATGCTGTGAAAAACTGGCATAAGTACCTTTAAAATCAATGTACCCTTTTGCGTTCATGGTTTTTAAAAGGTCTGATACGGCAAACTTGAGTGTAGCCTTATCTTTCAAAACTTTCTTTTGCACGCCAATATTAATTTGGCCCAGTTGTTTAATTATTATCTGGCCTTCGGACTCCCTGTTCAGGTAAAAACCTGATAATTCGGCACTCCATTTTTTATTTATCGTAAACTGGTTGTTCATATTTACGGCAATATTTGCTGCCTTGAGGTTTACATTATAGCCGTTAAACAAACCGATATAATTTTGGTACCTGCCTTCGGCATAAACCATAGTGCTCCACCATTTTGCTGGCTGTAACTGTGCATTAAACGATAAATTTACATTGTGCATTTTTCCATAATTCTGAGTGCGGATTACCGTTGCCAAACCTTCTCTTTCAAAATACTCTGCCTGCATATCTGTTGTAAGGCTGTAATTTAAAGTGGTAGTAAGCCATTTATTATAGGTATGCGAAGCTTCAAAATTGTTGCTGAACATGGGTTTTAGGAAAGGGTTTCCCTGGCCGTAAGTATATTTATCTATAAAAAACATAAAAGGGTTCAGGTCTTCATAACTTGGCCTGTTGATGCGGCGGCCATAAGATAAACCAAAACTGTTTTTATCATTAGCATCGTAGCTTAGGTAAACGGTAGGAAAAGCGCTGGTATATGTTTTTGCAAAACTAGAATCGGTTTTTTGCGGATTGCCAAATTGGTGGCCGCTGTAATTGGAACGCTCTAACCTTAAGCCGGCTTGTATACCCCATTTTTTAATGTTGCGGCTAAAGTTTACATAAGCAGCGCCAATGTTTTCATTATACTTAAAGCGGTTTGTTTTATCGTAATCAATGGTTTTAACTTCGCCAATTACATTAAAATAGCCCGCATAATTATCGGTTTTTACATTGCTGAATTTTAAACCGGCTTCCATTTTTAAACCATTCTTAAAAGGATGCACATAATCTGTTTTGGCAGAGTAGATCGTAATGTCCGATGGCAGGTCGCCAATGAGCAATTCTTTACTTTTTAAGGTTTGGTCGGCATTTAAAATACGGTTATCAAAAACCTGGTCTTTGGTAGAGTTATAGTGGATATAATCAAGGTCGGCAGTAAGTTCTTTACCCAAAGAATCAATCTGCTGGCGTAAATTAAGGTTGATGCCATTGTCTTTCCAAATGCTTTTTTCGCTACCATAGGCAGAAACAATAGAATCTACAATGCCTGCAGGGTTTTTGAGGTAATTCAAATTCGTAGGGTTGTTGTTGCCTTTGTTGTAACCCGATTTAAAAACAAAACCCAGGGTTGTATTTTTGCCGGCAAAATAATCCATGCCTATTTTACCAAAATAGTTTTGGCGTTTTTTCTTTTCGTAAGAATTTTGTTCAAAGATGGCTTCTGTGGCTTTTGAATCGTCCATGTACCTGCGGTAAATTTCCAGTTGCTGGTAATCTTTCCTGAAGTTTCCGCTAAGCGAGGAAAAAATATTCACTTTATTTTTACGGTAATTTAAATTTAAGCTGTTGTTGCTGCGCTGGTATTTTCCCTGGCCATAAGAAGCGCTGGCATTGCCATTAAAACCTACCTGCCTTGTTTTTTTGGTTTTAATATTTATGATGCCCGAATTGCCGGCTGCATCATATTTTGCCGAAGGGTTGGTCATTATTTCAATTTGGTCCACAACGGTTGAGGAAAGGCCACGGAGGTAATTGGCAAGGTCGGCGGCATTCATATAAGAAGGTTTACCATCAAGCATTACCATTACGCCTTGTTTTCCTTTAAGGCTGATGTTGCCCTCTTTATCTACGGTTACGCCGGGTGATTTTTCCAATACTTCCATTGCCGATGCGCCTGTATTGGAAATCATGGCATCGGGATTAATAATGGTTTTGTCTATTTTTCTTTCAACAAAATTTTTCTTTGAGCTCACCACTACTTCAGCAAGTTTTTTGCTGTAGGGTAGCAACTGCAAGGTTCCTGCAGAAAATACCGGCACTGAAGCAGAAATAGAAAAACTGTTGCTGTACACCTGTGTATGGCCAATAGAGCTTGCCATTAACAGGTAGTTGCCCTCTTTTACATTTTCAAAAGAAAAATTACCTTCTTTATCAGTTATAGAAGTTTTAACCAGTAAAGAATCACTGGCCAGTAAAAGCGATACAGAGGCGGCATCAATAACGGCTTGCTGGCCTCCATCTTTGATGTTTCCGGAAATTTTGCCACCGGATTGGGCAAAGCTGCAAAGGCCCAGTAATGCCATTGCAACGGTGAGTAATTGTTTTTTCATGACTTTAATTTTTTCCGCCGGCTAAGCGGTTTTGGCTAATTAATTAAGCAGTTATATACTTTAATAACTACTTCACAAAAGTAGGTACTTTGCATTGCAAGGTACAATGTTTTATAATAGACGGTAAAATAACTGGATAAATGGTAGAAACAGGAGAATATAACGTAATACGATGTACCTATGGAATAGTTACGGGTAAAGTAAAAAAGGTTAAACAGCCAATGATAGGAGCCAGGCAATTACAGTTGTAATTAATTGAATTATAACTAATTATGCAGTAAAAATGGTTATTTAAATAGCTATAAATTTAGCTAAGATTTATTATTAAGTTTAGATTTGGCAAAAATTACAAGTCCAATACCTGCTAATGCCATCCCAAGGGCAATCATTTCTGCCTGGGAAAGTTGCATCCCTAAAAAGTTGTAGAGTTTATTAACCCGGATGGTTTCTATTAAAAATCTTTCTAATCCGTTAAGTATTAAATAAATACCAAACATTACCAATGGAGTGGAGATTTTTCTTCTTATTGCCCACAAAAAGATAAAAATTAAGCCACATAAAATTGTTTCATATAATGGTGTAGGAAAAACCGGTTGTGGCAAAACCCTATTGTGCTCATCGGTATCACCAGGTATTAAAATGCCATCTGCATTTACGTTTTTGGGATAGGTATAGGCAAATAACCATACCGGTAAAAAATCAACAGCCTTTACAGATTTATGGGGTACAGTTGCCAATGTAGCATAGGTTCGATCGGTAACATATATCATACGGTTACTGTCGTTTACTTTTCCCTGCAAAAAATACGTTTCATATTTTTTGAGTTGCTGCTCATACTCGCCGGGGAAAGCAGTGGTTACCTTCCCATATTCGTTACTTATATAGGCGCTGTTAAATATTCCCCAGTCGCCATCGCCGGCAACCTGGCAACCAATACGGCCAATGGCATAAGCCAGCATTAAAGCAGGCGCTGCAGCATCTAAAAGATGTTTTATTTTAATACCCTTTTTATATGCATACCAGCAAACGGCAATTGCAGCTACAATTAAGCCTCCGTAAAAAGTAAGGCCCGATGCAGAAAAAATTTGGCCAACCGGGTCTGCAATTAAATCGTCCCAATGTTCAACGGCATCAAAAAGTTTTGCACCTAAAATACCAAACAACAATGCAATAATAACAATATCCCCTACCCTGTCGTGCGGCCAAATACGTATGGGGCGGTACTCCGGCGTTTTTAATTTTCTTTTATTTTTTTCGTACCATTTTGCAGCAGCTAAAATTGCAGCAACCAATAAACCACCCCAAAAACTGCCATCTTTTGAAAAAATATATTCCTGTGCACTTACTTCCGGCGCTTTGCTAAAAATAACGCCAATAAATTTATAGCCA contains:
- a CDS encoding prolipoprotein diacylglyceryl transferase, translating into MYPNLYYFFKDWFGVEWSSLKVLNVFGLMVALAFVGAAWVLALELKRKEKQGLLIPREETVVVGKPASLMELISNGLIGFLFGYKFIGVIFSKAPEVSAQEYIFSKDGSFWGGLLVAAILAAAKWYEKNKRKLKTPEYRPIRIWPHDRVGDIVIIALLFGILGAKLFDAVEHWDDLIADPVGQIFSASGLTFYGGLIVAAIAVCWYAYKKGIKIKHLLDAAAPALMLAYAIGRIGCQVAGDGDWGIFNSAYISNEYGKVTTAFPGEYEQQLKKYETYFLQGKVNDSNRMIYVTDRTYATLATVPHKSVKAVDFLPVWLFAYTYPKNVNADGILIPGDTDEHNRVLPQPVFPTPLYETILCGLIFIFLWAIRRKISTPLVMFGIYLILNGLERFLIETIRVNKLYNFLGMQLSQAEMIALGMALAGIGLVIFAKSKLNNKS
- a CDS encoding TonB-dependent receptor; translation: MKKQLLTVAMALLGLCSFAQSGGKISGNIKDGGQQAVIDAASVSLLLASDSLLVKTSITDKEGNFSFENVKEGNYLLMASSIGHTQVYSNSFSISASVPVFSAGTLQLLPYSKKLAEVVVSSKKNFVERKIDKTIINPDAMISNTGASAMEVLEKSPGVTVDKEGNISLKGKQGVMVMLDGKPSYMNAADLANYLRGLSSTVVDQIEIMTNPSAKYDAAGNSGIINIKTKKTRQVGFNGNASASYGQGKYQRSNNSLNLNYRKNKVNIFSSLSGNFRKDYQQLEIYRRYMDDSKATEAIFEQNSYEKKKRQNYFGKIGMDYFAGKNTTLGFVFKSGYNKGNNNPTNLNYLKNPAGIVDSIVSAYGSEKSIWKDNGINLNLRQQIDSLGKELTADLDYIHYNSTKDQVFDNRILNADQTLKSKELLIGDLPSDITIYSAKTDYVHPFKNGLKMEAGLKFSNVKTDNYAGYFNVIGEVKTIDYDKTNRFKYNENIGAAYVNFSRNIKKWGIQAGLRLERSNYSGHQFGNPQKTDSSFAKTYTSAFPTVYLSYDANDKNSFGLSYGRRINRPSYEDLNPFMFFIDKYTYGQGNPFLKPMFSNNFEASHTYNKWLTTTLNYSLTTDMQAEYFEREGLATVIRTQNYGKMHNVNLSFNAQLQPAKWWSTMVYAEGRYQNYIGLFNGYNVNLKAANIAVNMNNQFTINKKWSAELSGFYLNRESEGQIIIKQLGQINIGVQKKVLKDKATLKFAVSDLLKTMNAKGYIDFKGTYASFSQHRDSRIATLTFSYRFGKPIKGLKTRKSGGAADEQNRVKGAN
- the lepA gene encoding elongation factor 4 codes for the protein MKNIRNFCIIAHIDHGKSTLADRLLQSTNTISERDMQNQVLDDMDLEREKGITIKSHAIQIDYTYKGEKYILNLIDTPGHVDFSYEVSRALAACEGALLLVDATQGIQAQTISNLYLALENNLEIIPVINKIDMDGAMIPEVKDQIFDLIGCKDEEILLASGKSGIGIDEILAAIIERIPAPKGNADAPLQALIFDSVFNSFRGIIVYYRIFNGTLKKGDKIKFFSTGNEYEADEVGILKLGMNPKEEVRCGDVGYIITGIKNAKEIKVGDTITTVENPTEKRIEGFEEVKPMVFAGIFPVVTEDFEELRDCMEKLQLNDASLTFELETSQALGFGFRCGFLGLLHMEIIQERLEREFNQAVITTVPNVSFIAYSSKGERIDVHNPTTLPDPSKTASIEEPFIKAQIISNAEYIGNIMNLCIGKRGTLIHQGYITTTRVELTFEMPLTEIVFDFYDKLKSQTRGYASFDYQPIGFRESDIVKMDILLNGDKVDALSALIHRSRAQDFGRRLCEKLKELVPRQQFQIAIQAAIGAKIIARENISAMRKDVTAKCYGGDISRKRKLLEKQKEGKKRMRQIGNVEVPQEAFLAVLKLDD
- a CDS encoding YajQ family cyclic di-GMP-binding protein, translating into MPSFDFSSKVDLQTLDNAINVVSKEITNRFDFKGSHVLIELSKKDFKLSLEAESEMKLNQIIDVLISRSMKQGLAAEIYDFSKEAYVSGKTTKKEVTVRNGIKQEDAKKIVKLIKDSGLKVQAAIMDDIIRVTGKKIDDLQDVIQASKSWNLGIALQQVNMKS